From one Rhizobium lentis genomic stretch:
- a CDS encoding GlcG/HbpS family heme-binding protein: MITIDEARRIIAAGEARAHEIGVPVNITVLDAGAHLKAFSRMDGAVLGSIDLAMGKARTAILFQTTSEAVWEYCKPGAPAHALELSNGGLTPFAGGISLFGRDGTVIGAVGVSGGAVPQDLEIAQAAAAAVA; the protein is encoded by the coding sequence ATGATTACCATTGACGAAGCTCGCAGGATCATCGCCGCGGGTGAGGCGCGGGCTCATGAGATCGGCGTGCCGGTCAACATCACCGTCTTGGACGCCGGGGCCCATCTTAAGGCCTTCAGCCGAATGGACGGCGCAGTGCTCGGCTCGATCGATCTGGCTATGGGCAAAGCCCGGACGGCCATATTGTTTCAAACGACAAGCGAGGCAGTCTGGGAATATTGCAAGCCCGGCGCTCCCGCCCATGCCCTCGAACTATCCAATGGCGGCCTGACCCCCTTTGCAGGCGGCATCTCGCTCTTTGGCCGCGACGGCACGGTAATCGGCGCTGTTGGCGTTTCCGGCGGAGCGGTTCCACAGGATCTCGAAATCGCGCAGGCAGCGGCTGCAGCCGTCGCGTGA
- a CDS encoding ROK family transcriptional regulator, whose protein sequence is MKTADPELMRAINRLNVLDTIRRHGPISRIEISERTELSTTTVSAITASLLDDGLILPRHEGDIRNEAVRGRPRVALELNPDAARVVGGKIAANRMVFVVTNFRGDVLSKLALPIRIDRQPIGVIADLVEDGVRRCVVDAGLSLEDVDSICLGFPGVIEHRTGYVRSSPIFRDINVDFAAEMSARLSTPTIVESDAHAITLGHHWFGKARDLEDMVLISLEQTLGLGVLHGNRLFRGAGGLSHNLGDLVLGMGPLGVVRLFSQAGESAILGEQQADGRFAEAIRLGRGMTHAQALIKADDDRLIGAAIRAGEAVGLTIANIVTLFAPPRVILVGSSLALGEPFLNSLRDAYALAIPPSLRGVSELVFDDSSDDFWAQGAAAVALYELYESPWSTTGPAL, encoded by the coding sequence ATGAAGACTGCAGATCCAGAATTGATGCGCGCGATCAATCGCCTGAACGTGCTCGATACCATCAGGCGCCATGGCCCGATTTCGCGCATCGAGATCAGCGAGCGGACCGAACTGTCGACGACAACCGTTTCCGCCATTACCGCCTCCCTGCTCGACGACGGACTGATCCTGCCGCGTCATGAAGGCGATATCCGCAATGAGGCCGTGCGTGGCAGGCCGCGCGTGGCGCTGGAACTCAATCCTGATGCCGCGCGTGTCGTCGGGGGCAAGATCGCCGCCAACCGCATGGTCTTCGTCGTCACCAATTTCCGCGGCGACGTGCTGTCGAAGCTCGCCCTGCCGATCCGCATCGACCGGCAGCCAATCGGCGTGATCGCCGATCTGGTCGAGGACGGCGTGAGGCGTTGCGTCGTCGATGCCGGGCTTTCGCTGGAGGATGTCGACAGCATCTGCCTCGGCTTTCCCGGCGTCATCGAACACCGCACCGGCTATGTCAGAAGCAGCCCGATCTTTCGCGACATCAATGTCGATTTCGCCGCGGAGATGTCGGCTCGGCTTTCGACGCCGACCATCGTCGAAAGCGACGCCCATGCCATCACGCTCGGTCATCACTGGTTCGGAAAGGCCCGCGATCTCGAGGATATGGTACTGATTTCGCTGGAACAAACGCTGGGGCTCGGCGTGTTGCACGGCAACCGCCTGTTCCGCGGCGCCGGCGGCCTCAGCCACAATCTCGGCGACCTCGTGCTCGGCATGGGACCGCTGGGCGTGGTGCGGCTCTTCAGCCAGGCCGGCGAAAGCGCCATCCTCGGCGAACAGCAGGCCGACGGACGTTTTGCCGAAGCGATCCGTCTCGGGCGCGGCATGACGCATGCCCAGGCGCTGATCAAGGCCGACGACGACCGGCTGATCGGCGCGGCCATCCGCGCCGGCGAGGCGGTGGGATTGACCATCGCCAATATCGTCACCCTGTTTGCGCCGCCGCGCGTCATCCTGGTCGGCTCCAGCCTGGCGCTCGGCGAACCCTTCTTGAACAGCCTGCGCGACGCCTATGCGCTTGCCATTCCGCCTTCGCTGCGCGGAGTGAGTGAACTCGTCTTCGACGATTCGAGCGATGATTTCTGGGCGCAGGGCGCGGCAGCCGTGGCGCTCTACGAGCTCTACGAATCGCCCTGGAGCACGACCGGGCCGGCGCTCTGA
- a CDS encoding SDR family oxidoreductase yields MSKTILITGAGSGFGKGAAIGMARNGHSIIATTHVSSQVTPLREEVAALGLKNVRVERLDLTDPYDIKQAQGWDFDVLWNNAGMGEAGPVWEIPIELVRKNYEVNVFLPLVLTQGVVQRWVREGKKGKVVFTSSMGGLFTPANWGTYVSTKHALESIAEALQQELAPYGIKIQTINPGAYYTGYNETMADNPFRWLDDSKNFTKRADLRKGFDDFFATPEGKMDPKEMIDRMIEVVPADTGRFRNVVPKIIEDMLKEHQLRAWENQI; encoded by the coding sequence ATGTCCAAGACCATTTTGATCACTGGTGCGGGCTCCGGCTTCGGCAAGGGTGCCGCCATTGGCATGGCAAGGAACGGCCACAGCATCATCGCGACCACGCACGTTTCCTCGCAAGTGACGCCGCTGCGCGAGGAGGTCGCCGCCCTCGGCTTGAAGAACGTCCGTGTCGAGCGGCTCGACCTCACCGATCCCTACGACATCAAGCAGGCGCAGGGTTGGGATTTTGACGTTCTTTGGAACAATGCCGGCATGGGCGAAGCCGGCCCGGTTTGGGAAATCCCGATCGAACTTGTTCGCAAGAACTACGAAGTCAACGTCTTCCTACCGCTGGTGCTGACTCAGGGCGTCGTCCAGAGATGGGTGCGCGAAGGCAAGAAGGGCAAAGTGGTCTTCACGTCGTCGATGGGCGGCCTCTTCACCCCCGCCAACTGGGGCACCTATGTCTCCACCAAGCACGCCCTGGAATCGATCGCCGAAGCGCTGCAGCAGGAGCTCGCCCCTTATGGCATCAAGATCCAGACGATAAATCCGGGCGCCTACTACACCGGCTACAACGAGACGATGGCGGACAATCCGTTCCGCTGGCTGGATGACAGCAAGAACTTCACCAAGCGCGCGGATCTGCGAAAGGGTTTCGACGATTTCTTTGCGACGCCCGAAGGCAAGATGGATCCGAAGGAAATGATCGACCGGATGATCGAAGTCGTTCCGGCCGACACCGGCAGATTCCGCAACGTCGTTCCGAAGATCATCGAGGACATGCTGAAAGAGCACCAGCTGAGAGCCTGGGAAAACCAGATCTAA
- a CDS encoding nuclear transport factor 2 family protein, which yields MSYTATICRPQSLARRIFSAALGIAAAILALAGLEARAAAQSLSETERRNKAAVEAGFAAWAAGTGSPYDLLADDARWTIEGYSLASKTYPSREAFLREVIRPFNARMKAPLKPAIRNVYADGDTVIVFFDARGIARDGEPYANTYAWFLDMRDGRIVRASAFFDSVVFNAFWTRVTPAD from the coding sequence TTGTCCTACACCGCAACCATCTGCCGGCCGCAATCCCTGGCCAGGCGCATCTTCAGCGCAGCCCTCGGCATCGCCGCCGCCATCCTTGCTCTGGCCGGACTCGAAGCCCGCGCCGCAGCGCAGTCTCTTTCCGAAACCGAACGCCGCAACAAAGCAGCCGTCGAGGCTGGTTTCGCAGCCTGGGCGGCCGGCACGGGCAGCCCCTATGATCTCCTTGCCGACGACGCCCGCTGGACAATCGAGGGCTATTCACTGGCATCGAAGACCTATCCCAGCCGCGAGGCGTTCTTGCGCGAGGTGATCCGCCCGTTTAACGCCCGGATGAAGGCGCCGCTGAAGCCGGCGATCCGCAACGTATACGCTGACGGCGACACCGTGATCGTCTTTTTCGACGCCCGCGGCATCGCCCGCGACGGAGAACCCTACGCAAACACCTATGCCTGGTTTCTCGACATGCGCGACGGCCGCATCGTCCGTGCCTCGGCTTTCTTCGATTCAGTCGTCTTCAACGCGTTCTGGACCCGTGTGACGCCGGCCGACTAG
- a CDS encoding DUF2938 domain-containing protein — protein MFDILWRGLAIGAGATILMDLWSIVLAKFFGQPPANWAPVGRWFWHLGRGKVFHDSIADAEPYAGELALGWIGHYAVGILYGIVFALIMGEAWFAAPTFLPAWIFGIVTVGAGWFLLQPGLGLGWAASRHPKPNKVRCFNLLAHTVFALGLYGTALILG, from the coding sequence ATGTTCGATATTCTGTGGCGTGGCCTGGCGATCGGCGCCGGCGCAACCATTCTCATGGACCTTTGGTCGATCGTGCTCGCCAAATTCTTCGGCCAGCCGCCGGCCAATTGGGCGCCGGTCGGCCGCTGGTTCTGGCATCTCGGCCGCGGCAAGGTCTTTCACGACAGCATTGCCGATGCCGAGCCTTATGCCGGAGAGTTGGCGCTCGGCTGGATCGGCCATTACGCCGTCGGCATTCTCTACGGGATAGTCTTCGCGCTCATCATGGGAGAGGCGTGGTTCGCCGCACCGACATTTCTTCCCGCCTGGATCTTCGGTATCGTCACCGTCGGGGCAGGGTGGTTCCTGCTGCAGCCGGGCCTTGGCCTCGGCTGGGCAGCGTCCAGGCATCCGAAGCCGAACAAGGTCCGCTGCTTCAATCTGCTTGCGCACACGGTGTTTGCGCTGGGGCTCTATGGCACGGCGTTGATTCTCGGCTAA
- a CDS encoding Gfo/Idh/MocA family protein — translation MEKVGIGIIGCGNISGAYLTAMASFPILDIRGVADLNRDLAEAKAREFNVPVKAVEELFADPKVEIIVNLTIPKAHVAVALQALEAGKHTYSEKPLGINFAEGNKLAEVARARNLRIGAAPDTFLGGGHQTARALIDQGVIGQPVGGSATFMCPGHERWHPNPAFYYEVGGGPMLDMGPYYITDLVNLLGPVSQVAGFATTPRTERLVTSEPRNGERIPVHVPTHVAGMMAFANGAVVQIAMSFDVAGHKHVPLEVYGTEGTLIVPDPNKFAGPVEYLKKGGAFEDQPVTAPYAEGNFRSLGVADMAHAIRSNRPHRANGDLALHVLEVMEAFHTASETGRTVTITTAVERPAPLSESIVDGRLAK, via the coding sequence ATGGAAAAAGTCGGTATCGGCATCATCGGATGCGGCAATATTTCGGGCGCCTATCTCACCGCGATGGCATCCTTCCCCATTCTCGACATCCGCGGCGTCGCCGATCTGAACCGGGATCTTGCCGAGGCCAAGGCGCGCGAGTTCAACGTTCCCGTCAAGGCAGTCGAGGAGCTTTTCGCCGACCCCAAGGTCGAGATCATCGTCAATCTGACGATCCCGAAGGCCCATGTCGCCGTCGCCTTGCAGGCGCTCGAAGCCGGAAAGCATACCTATTCGGAAAAGCCGCTCGGGATTAATTTCGCGGAAGGGAATAAATTGGCAGAGGTCGCGCGCGCCCGCAATCTGCGGATCGGCGCCGCCCCCGACACCTTCCTCGGCGGCGGCCACCAGACGGCGCGCGCCCTGATCGACCAGGGCGTCATCGGCCAGCCGGTCGGCGGCTCGGCGACCTTCATGTGCCCGGGCCATGAGCGCTGGCATCCGAACCCGGCCTTCTATTACGAGGTGGGCGGCGGGCCGATGCTTGATATGGGGCCTTACTACATCACCGATCTCGTCAATCTTCTCGGCCCGGTTTCACAGGTCGCCGGTTTTGCGACGACGCCGCGAACCGAGCGGCTTGTTACCAGCGAGCCGCGCAACGGCGAGCGCATTCCCGTGCATGTGCCGACCCATGTCGCCGGCATGATGGCGTTTGCCAATGGCGCGGTCGTTCAGATCGCCATGAGCTTCGATGTCGCCGGCCACAAGCATGTGCCGCTCGAAGTCTACGGAACCGAGGGCACGCTCATCGTCCCGGATCCCAACAAGTTCGCCGGCCCTGTCGAATATCTGAAGAAGGGCGGTGCTTTCGAGGACCAGCCGGTCACTGCGCCCTATGCCGAAGGCAATTTCCGGTCGCTCGGCGTCGCCGACATGGCGCATGCGATCCGCTCGAACCGGCCGCACCGCGCTAATGGCGACCTGGCGCTGCACGTGCTCGAAGTCATGGAAGCCTTCCATACAGCGTCCGAGACCGGCCGGACGGTGACGATCACCACGGCGGTGGAGCGCCCTGCCCCCTTGTCCGAATCCATCGTCGACGGACGACTGGCGAAATAA
- a CDS encoding ThuA domain-containing protein: MREALIVWGGWSGHEPQECAEIIKTMLEEDGFKVYLEHGTEALADPSVHDLSLVVPIMTMSKIEKEEVKNLAAAIESGVGIAGYHGGAGDAFRDSVDYQFIIGGQWVAHPGNIIDYTVNITRPDDPLMEGIADFPFTSEQYYMHVDPSNEVLATTKFTGEHAYWIDGVVMPVVWKRKYGKGRVFYSSLGHQAKEFDVPEMKTIFRRGANWAAR, translated from the coding sequence ATGCGTGAAGCACTGATCGTCTGGGGTGGCTGGAGCGGTCACGAACCGCAGGAATGCGCCGAAATCATCAAGACCATGCTCGAGGAAGACGGATTCAAGGTCTATCTTGAGCACGGCACCGAGGCGCTTGCCGACCCTTCCGTCCATGATCTCAGCCTCGTCGTGCCGATCATGACGATGTCGAAGATCGAGAAGGAGGAGGTCAAGAACCTCGCTGCCGCAATCGAAAGCGGCGTCGGCATTGCCGGCTATCACGGCGGTGCGGGCGACGCCTTCCGCGATTCCGTCGACTACCAGTTCATCATCGGCGGCCAGTGGGTAGCCCATCCCGGCAACATCATCGACTATACCGTCAACATCACCCGCCCCGACGATCCGCTGATGGAGGGGATCGCCGATTTCCCCTTCACCTCGGAACAATACTATATGCATGTCGACCCCTCGAACGAGGTTCTGGCGACGACGAAATTTACCGGCGAGCACGCCTACTGGATCGACGGCGTCGTCATGCCCGTCGTCTGGAAGCGCAAATATGGCAAGGGCCGCGTCTTCTATTCCTCGCTCGGCCATCAGGCCAAAGAGTTCGACGTGCCGGAGATGAAAACCATCTTCCGGCGGGGTGCGAATTGGGCGGCGCGGTGA
- a CDS encoding ABC transporter substrate-binding protein: protein MPMTMKNRVFSALAGVGGMLASMVSVQAADKVSYGTNWLAQAEHGGFYQAVADGTYAKYGLDVTIVQGGPNAANSALLISGKIDFYMGGPQGEISAVEQGIPLVDVAAIFQKDPQVLIAHPDAGIEKFEDLAKLKTLFLSKDGYLTYFEWMKANFKGFRDEQYKPYNFSPAPFLADKDSAQQGYLTSEPYEIQKQAGFEPKVFLLADNGYSPYSTMITTTQTMIDSKPDVVQRFVDASIEGWYHYLYGDNTKANELIKKDNPEMTDGQIAYSIAKMKEYGIIESGDSLDKGIGCLTDAHYKAFFDEMVAIKIFKPETDYTKAFTTKFVCKGTGMAMKK, encoded by the coding sequence ATGCCCATGACAATGAAGAACAGGGTCTTTTCCGCATTGGCCGGTGTTGGCGGCATGCTCGCCTCCATGGTGTCGGTGCAAGCGGCCGACAAAGTCAGCTATGGCACGAACTGGCTGGCGCAGGCCGAGCATGGCGGCTTCTATCAGGCGGTCGCCGATGGCACCTATGCCAAATACGGACTCGACGTCACCATCGTGCAGGGTGGTCCGAACGCCGCCAACAGCGCACTTCTGATCTCCGGCAAGATCGACTTCTACATGGGCGGTCCGCAGGGCGAGATCTCGGCCGTCGAGCAGGGTATTCCGCTCGTCGATGTCGCCGCCATCTTCCAGAAGGATCCGCAGGTGCTGATCGCACATCCCGATGCCGGGATCGAGAAATTCGAAGATCTCGCGAAACTCAAGACGCTGTTTCTCAGCAAGGACGGCTACCTTACCTATTTCGAATGGATGAAGGCGAATTTCAAAGGTTTCAGGGACGAGCAGTACAAGCCCTACAATTTCAGCCCGGCGCCCTTCCTTGCCGACAAGGATTCCGCACAGCAAGGTTATCTCACCTCGGAACCCTATGAGATCCAGAAGCAGGCTGGCTTCGAGCCGAAAGTCTTCCTGCTCGCCGACAACGGCTACTCTCCCTACTCGACGATGATCACCACCACGCAGACGATGATCGACAGCAAACCCGATGTCGTCCAGCGCTTCGTCGATGCCTCGATCGAGGGCTGGTACCACTATCTCTACGGCGACAACACGAAGGCCAATGAACTGATCAAGAAGGACAATCCTGAAATGACGGATGGTCAGATCGCCTATTCCATCGCCAAGATGAAGGAATATGGAATCATCGAATCCGGCGACAGCCTCGACAAGGGCATCGGCTGCCTGACGGACGCCCATTACAAGGCCTTCTTCGACGAGATGGTGGCGATCAAGATCTTCAAGCCGGAGACGGATTATACCAAGGCCTTTACGACGAAATTCGTCTGCAAGGGCACCGGAATGGCGATGAAGAAGTAA
- a CDS encoding creatininase family protein: MTVPFYWNELVSDDFAGLSPDTTIAVLPIASTEQHGPHLPVATDVAIATGMLAELRKQKPEDLDCLVLPTQEIGKANEHIYGPGTLSLSAELLIPVWTAIGAKVAEAGIRKMVIVNSHGGNVDIMSIVARELRVRHAMAVVSTQWGRFGHPDGMIGDHELKYGIHGGEVETSLMLHFRPDLVRMEKAENFTSKAEWMRGQSKYLQPLPPHSLAWIAHDLNPNGVVGDASLGTPEKGEAICRHQVRGFIELLYDLKRYPLSNLYSK; this comes from the coding sequence ATGACAGTGCCATTTTACTGGAACGAATTGGTCAGCGACGACTTCGCCGGATTGTCTCCGGACACCACGATCGCCGTTCTGCCGATCGCCTCGACCGAGCAACACGGGCCGCATCTGCCTGTTGCTACCGACGTCGCCATCGCAACGGGCATGCTTGCCGAGTTGCGGAAGCAGAAGCCGGAGGATCTCGATTGCCTGGTGCTGCCGACACAGGAAATCGGCAAGGCCAATGAACACATCTACGGCCCGGGAACCTTGTCGCTCAGCGCCGAACTGCTCATTCCGGTCTGGACCGCGATCGGCGCGAAGGTTGCCGAAGCGGGTATCCGCAAGATGGTGATCGTCAATTCGCATGGCGGCAATGTCGATATCATGAGCATCGTGGCGCGCGAGCTGCGCGTGCGCCACGCGATGGCGGTCGTCTCCACGCAATGGGGCCGCTTCGGCCATCCGGACGGCATGATCGGCGACCATGAGCTGAAATACGGCATCCATGGCGGCGAGGTGGAAACCTCGCTGATGCTGCATTTCCGACCTGATCTGGTGCGGATGGAGAAGGCTGAGAATTTCACCTCCAAGGCGGAATGGATGCGCGGGCAATCGAAATACCTTCAGCCGCTGCCGCCGCATTCGCTCGCCTGGATCGCGCACGACCTCAATCCCAACGGCGTCGTCGGCGACGCCTCGCTCGGGACGCCAGAAAAGGGCGAAGCAATCTGCCGCCATCAGGTCAGGGGCTTCATAGAGCTGCTCTATGACCTGAAGCGTTACCCGCTTTCCAATCTTTACTCGAAGTAA
- a CDS encoding helix-turn-helix domain-containing protein produces the protein MSFVESQGDRKYRTSERVGGLVDCSSLQVELRHFDPGWQVDLTLECTEVAVLLSGQSKIKWTGDGHSREAIARPGVAWICPAGVHESGVEIMGTMPESLHIFIPPSLVGESALSNFDIDPAKVQLAYAGGVPDPRVLQIGQLFRGLLNRSLEPADRLFLDGLQMALAGHLLSTYSAVRWQPAERAPTVDPKRLQRVFDFIEARIAAEISLHDLAAEACLSPFHFARMFRKATGLTPHRYVTERRIEAAKEKLRLARSTLVEIALDTGFSSQGNFTRVFRKMTGSTPGQYRALLSSQRVPPIGDSAPFVDAGSRERKIRT, from the coding sequence ATGTCTTTCGTCGAATCGCAGGGGGACAGAAAGTATCGCACGAGCGAGCGAGTGGGTGGGCTTGTCGATTGCTCATCGCTCCAGGTCGAGCTCAGACATTTCGATCCGGGCTGGCAGGTCGACCTTACACTCGAATGCACGGAGGTAGCCGTCCTTCTCTCGGGTCAGTCGAAGATCAAGTGGACTGGTGACGGCCACAGTCGGGAGGCGATCGCCCGCCCCGGTGTCGCTTGGATATGTCCGGCGGGTGTCCATGAGAGCGGTGTGGAGATCATGGGTACCATGCCCGAGTCCCTCCACATCTTCATACCTCCGTCGCTCGTCGGTGAGAGCGCGCTTTCAAATTTCGACATCGATCCGGCCAAGGTGCAGCTCGCTTACGCGGGAGGCGTTCCCGATCCCAGGGTGCTGCAGATCGGCCAGCTGTTTCGGGGTTTGTTGAACAGGAGCCTTGAGCCTGCTGATCGTCTCTTCCTCGACGGCCTTCAGATGGCACTGGCAGGGCACCTTCTCAGCACTTATTCGGCCGTTCGCTGGCAACCCGCCGAACGAGCGCCGACTGTCGACCCCAAAAGGCTGCAACGCGTCTTCGATTTCATTGAAGCCCGCATCGCAGCAGAAATCTCGCTGCATGACCTTGCCGCGGAGGCTTGCCTCAGTCCCTTTCATTTTGCCCGCATGTTTCGCAAGGCAACAGGCCTGACGCCGCATCGCTATGTCACCGAGCGACGGATCGAAGCTGCCAAGGAAAAGCTGCGGCTTGCACGATCCACGCTCGTGGAGATCGCGCTCGATACCGGCTTCAGTTCCCAGGGGAATTTCACCCGAGTCTTCCGGAAAATGACCGGGTCGACGCCCGGCCAATACCGCGCGCTCCTCAGCAGTCAGCGGGTTCCGCCCATTGGAGACAGTGCGCCGTTCGTCGATGCCGGCTCACGGGAGCGCAAGATCCGCACATAG
- a CDS encoding ABC transporter substrate-binding protein, which translates to MNFSNKGAIFGGRRFASMAAAAGMLLLGAGAASATTVVKWLHLELDPKFVAAWEDIVKKYEAQHPDVDIQMQFLENEAFKAKLPTLLQSDDVPDFFYSWGGGVLKQQAETGALQDVTAALDADGGKLRNAYTPSSVSGLTFDGKTWAIPYKVGLVSFFYNKELFAKAGVKAEEIKSWADFLEAVKKIKAAGIVPIAGGGGDKWPIHFYWSYLVMREGGQKVFEAAKNGEGEGFLDPAIIKAGDDLAELGKLEPFQPGYLGATWPQTLGVFGDGKAAMILGFENTEANQRKNAGDGKGLATDNIGRFAFPTVEGGAGQATDTLGGLNGWAVTKKASKEAIDFLAFLTNAENERAMAKAGMLLPVAVGAGDGVTSPLLAESAKQLSGSTWHQNFFDQDLGAAVGRVVNDVSVEIVSGQMNSKDGAQMIQDAFELEQ; encoded by the coding sequence ATGAATTTTTCAAATAAGGGCGCCATTTTCGGCGGCAGGCGCTTCGCATCCATGGCCGCAGCAGCCGGCATGTTGCTCCTGGGAGCGGGCGCTGCCTCCGCAACAACCGTGGTGAAGTGGCTACACCTCGAGCTCGACCCGAAATTCGTCGCGGCTTGGGAAGACATCGTCAAGAAATACGAAGCTCAGCATCCAGACGTCGACATCCAGATGCAGTTCCTCGAAAACGAGGCATTCAAGGCCAAGCTTCCCACGCTGCTGCAGTCCGACGACGTACCGGATTTCTTTTACAGCTGGGGCGGCGGCGTCTTGAAGCAACAGGCCGAGACGGGCGCGCTTCAGGACGTGACGGCGGCACTCGACGCCGATGGCGGCAAGCTGCGCAACGCCTACACGCCTTCATCAGTCAGCGGCCTGACCTTCGACGGCAAGACCTGGGCTATTCCTTACAAGGTCGGATTGGTCAGCTTCTTCTACAACAAGGAGCTCTTCGCCAAGGCCGGCGTGAAGGCCGAGGAGATCAAGAGCTGGGCTGATTTTCTTGAGGCGGTAAAGAAGATCAAGGCGGCGGGAATTGTCCCGATCGCAGGAGGCGGCGGCGACAAGTGGCCGATCCACTTCTACTGGAGCTATCTCGTCATGCGTGAGGGCGGCCAGAAGGTCTTCGAAGCGGCCAAGAACGGCGAAGGCGAAGGTTTCCTTGATCCCGCGATCATCAAGGCTGGCGATGACCTCGCCGAACTCGGCAAACTCGAGCCTTTCCAGCCCGGCTATCTCGGCGCTACCTGGCCGCAGACGCTCGGCGTTTTCGGCGACGGCAAGGCCGCGATGATCCTCGGCTTTGAAAATACCGAGGCCAACCAGCGCAAGAATGCCGGCGACGGCAAGGGGCTCGCGACCGACAATATCGGGCGTTTCGCATTCCCGACGGTCGAGGGCGGCGCCGGCCAGGCGACAGATACGCTCGGCGGCCTGAACGGCTGGGCCGTCACGAAGAAAGCCTCCAAGGAAGCGATCGATTTCCTGGCGTTCCTGACGAATGCAGAGAACGAGCGGGCTATGGCGAAAGCCGGTATGCTTCTCCCCGTTGCCGTCGGCGCCGGCGATGGCGTCACGAGCCCGCTGCTTGCCGAATCGGCGAAGCAGCTTTCGGGCTCGACCTGGCACCAGAATTTCTTCGACCAGGATCTCGGCGCGGCCGTCGGCCGAGTCGTCAACGATGTGTCGGTGGAGATTGTCTCCGGACAGATGAACTCCAAGGACGGCGCCCAGATGATCCAGGACGCTTTTGAGCTGGAACAGTAA
- a CDS encoding LysR family transcriptional regulator: MLHSRKLLYINEIARSGSIRKAAARLNVASSAINRQILALEEEMGAPLFERLPRGLRLTAAGELCIEHIREVLKNYERLEGRIRSLKMQQAGKVRLVTTVGLAAGPLPEIIARFQSEHPRVFMQLRNDAGTMTVNPVLSGEVDIGLGFNIPATPGIRTLGNFDIPIGVVLPPGHHLIGPGPINLADIVQERLVLAQQGTSLRDVINLALARLDVHVEPVLETNASEMLKKLVKSGAGLTILNPLDVITECRQGELVFRPIAEPHARHQPMKLFARARAPLDSATSLFVEYLLAELAGLVQELQAKGHIAASASAAM, encoded by the coding sequence ATGCTGCACTCCAGAAAGCTTCTCTATATCAACGAGATCGCGCGATCGGGCTCGATCCGCAAGGCGGCAGCACGGCTGAATGTCGCGTCTTCGGCGATCAACCGGCAGATCCTCGCACTGGAGGAGGAAATGGGGGCGCCCCTGTTCGAACGCCTGCCGCGCGGGCTGCGCCTTACGGCCGCCGGCGAACTCTGCATCGAACATATTCGCGAGGTGCTGAAGAATTACGAGCGGCTGGAAGGGCGCATCCGCAGCCTTAAGATGCAGCAGGCGGGCAAGGTGCGGCTGGTGACGACCGTTGGCCTTGCGGCAGGGCCGCTGCCTGAGATCATCGCGCGGTTCCAGTCGGAACATCCGCGCGTCTTCATGCAGCTGCGCAACGACGCCGGCACGATGACAGTTAATCCGGTGCTGTCAGGCGAGGTCGATATCGGGCTCGGCTTCAACATTCCGGCAACGCCCGGCATCCGAACCCTCGGCAATTTCGACATTCCGATCGGCGTGGTCCTGCCGCCCGGCCATCATCTGATCGGCCCCGGCCCGATCAACCTGGCGGACATCGTCCAGGAGCGCCTGGTGCTGGCGCAGCAGGGGACCAGCCTGCGCGACGTGATCAATCTGGCCCTGGCGCGCCTCGACGTGCATGTCGAACCGGTGCTCGAAACCAATGCCTCGGAAATGCTGAAGAAGCTGGTCAAATCGGGGGCGGGGCTGACGATCCTGAACCCGCTCGATGTCATCACCGAATGCCGGCAGGGCGAACTGGTGTTCCGGCCGATCGCTGAGCCGCATGCGCGACATCAGCCGATGAAGCTTTTTGCCCGCGCCCGCGCGCCGCTTGATTCCGCCACCAGCCTGTTCGTCGAGTACCTCCTGGCCGAACTGGCTGGCTTGGTGCAGGAGCTGCAGGCCAAGGGTCACATCGCGGCCTCTGCTTCTGCAGCCATGTGA